From a region of the Coffea arabica cultivar ET-39 chromosome 3e, Coffea Arabica ET-39 HiFi, whole genome shotgun sequence genome:
- the LOC113737441 gene encoding zinc finger BED domain-containing protein RICESLEEPER 2-like — translation MTYPNSISIEEDGDTGSSDSIEETGHTNHQSQCPDTSAIGKKKLPPKATINMPGKKRRLSSEVWDYFEFIPKKDPNDELKCRCKKCGNEYSAESKSGTGNLHRHVKRCVKMTTKDIGQYLITFDKGGLATRNAQFSQDKFRELLVHAIVRHELPFSFVEHEGIKNILTYLEPQIRHITRNTAKSDVKKLHAKEVNRLGSELRGCPSRICLTSDAWTSIVTDGYLSLTAHFIDSNWLLQKKILNFSYMPPSHNGVALAEKIYSLASSWGIEKKLFAITLDNASANDSCVAILKNQLKLKNSLICDGMLFHVRCCAHILNLIVQDGLKEIDKSVELIRECVKYVKGSQTRKLRFTECVTQTSLDSKKTLVQDVPTRWNSTYRMLSSALYYRLAFCHLQLSDSNFRCCPSLEEWGRVEKICSFLQVFYEATNAFSGSKYPTSNLYFPQVFKIQLKLSEECNSSDDFMRRIASQMFVKFNKYWSEFNLLLAIAVVFDPRYKFQFIEFSYNKLYGPGSNELVKVRNALFDVYNEYVKTSNTPGALSSCSRGSNEVYSPHGAKEQEDNQSFDILEEFDQFDTFEFACSAQKVNWNYLSKLARDILCVPVSTVASESAFSLGGRILDQFRSSLSPQFVEALVCTKDWLFGDKSEVALNVLVVIKAVRLQLEVAWRMHKFGIIMNAVVVNDEGQSIDIDVSHSFRMNFESGMHQPPRICRNSLITSTRTCVKWLGAA, via the exons ATGACATATCCAAATTCAATCAGTATTGAAGAAGATGGTGATACAGGGAGTAGTGATAGCATCGAGGAAACAGGCCACACCAATCATCAATCTCAATGCCCTGACACTAGTGCAATTGGGAAAAAGAAGTTACCTCCAAAAGCTACAATCAATATGCCTGGCAAGAAGAGGAGATTAAGTTCAGAAGTTTGGGATTACTTCGAATTTATTCCCAAAAAGGATCCAAATGATGAGTTGAAGTGCAGATGCAAGAAATGTGGGAATGAATATTCTGCTGAGAGTAAAAGTGGGACAGGTAATTTGCATCGACATGTAAAGAGGTGTGTAAAAATGACAACAAAAGACATTGGACAGTATCTAATCACTTTTGACAAAGGTGGTCTTGCCACACGAAATGCACAATTCAGTCAAGATAAATTTAGAGAATTACTTGTGCATGCCATAGTAAGACATGAGCTGCCATTTTCATTTGTGGAGCATGAGGGAATTAAAAATATCCTTACATATTTGGAACCTCAAATTAGACATATCACTAGGAACACAGCCAAGTCGGACGTTAAAAAATTGCATGCAAAGGAAGTTAATAGACTTGGTAGTGAATTGCGGGGATGTCCTAGTCGAATATGTTTAACTTCTGATGCATGGACATCTATTGTTACTGATGGATACTTGAGTTTGACTGCACACTTCATTGATAGCAATTGGCTGCtacagaaaaaaattttgaatttttcttataTGCCTCCTTCCCATAATGGTGTTGCATTAGCTGAAAAAATTTACAGTTTGGCTAGTAGTTGGGGTATTGAAAAGAAGTTGTTTGCCATCACATTAGACAATGCTTCTGCAAATGATTCTTGTGTTGCAATACTTAAGAATCAGCTTAAGTTGAAAAATTCTTTAATTTGTGATGGTATGTTGTTTCATGTGAGATGTTGTGCACATATTCTCAACTTGATTGTGCAAGATGGTTTGAAAGAAATTGATAAATCTGTGGAGTTAATAAGAGAATGTGTCAAGTATGTGAAGGGTTCTCAAACAAGGAAGTTAAGGTTCACCGAATGTGTAACACAGACTTCTCTTGATTCCAAAAAAACCTTAGTTCAAGATGTTCCTACTAGGTGGAACTCCACATATAGAATGCTTTCAAGTGCACTTTATTATCGCCTTGCATTTTGTCACTTACAATTAAGTGATTCAAATTTTCGGTGCTGTCCATCTCTTGAAGAATGGGGAAGAGTTGAAAAAATTTGTAGTTTTCTTCAAGTTTTTTATGAGGCAACTAATGCTTTTTCGGGGTCCAAGTATCCAACTAGTAACTTGTACTTTCCTCAAGTTTTTAAGATTCAATTGAAGCTGTCTGAGGAGTGCAATAGTTCAGATGATTTTATGAGGAGGATTGCTTCCCAAATGTTTGTGAAGTTTAACAAATATTGGTCTGAGTTCAATCTCTTGTTGGCAATTGCTGTGGTATTTGATCCCCGGTATAAATTTCAGTTTATTGAATTTAGTTATAATAAGCTATATGGTCCGGGGTCTAATGAATTAGTCAAGGTCAGGAATGCACTTTTTGATGTCTATAATGAGTATGTGAAGACTTCCAACACACCTGGTGCATTATCTTCATGCTCTCGAGGCAGCAATGAAGTTTATTCTCCTCATGGAGCCAAGGAACAAGAAGACAACCAATcatttgatattttagag GAATTTGATCAATTTGACACCTTTGAATTTGCCTGTAGTGCACAAAAAGTCAATTGGAATT atttgagtaaATTGGCAAGGGACATTCTATGTGTTCCAGTATCAACCGTTGCTTCTGAATCTGCATTTAGTCTTGGTGGtagaattttggatcaatttcgTAGTTCACTTTCACCCCAATTTGTTGAGGCTTTAGTTTGCACTAAGGACTGGTTATTTGGAGATAAAAGTGAAG TTGCTTTGAATGTGCTTGTCGTGATCAAAGCAGTCCGGCTGCAGTTGGAGGTTGCTTGGAGGATGCACAAGTTTGGCATCATTATGAATGCTGTTGTTGTTAATGATGAGGGCCAAAGCATTG ATATTGATGTCTCTCATTCATTTAGGATGAATTTTGAATCTGGGATGCACCAGCCACCCAGAATTTGCAGAAATAGTCTGATAACAAGCACTAGAA CGTGTGTGAAATGGCTTGGAGCTGCTTAG